GTTGactgaagaagataatCTTATCCGTATAATTGATGTACCAGAACGGTACCAGATGTACCGTAGTGCCTTGACGTACATTGATTTGGATAATGAAGAGTTGGAGATGGAAAAGATGTGGGTGGCCAATACTTTGCTCAAAGAGAAGAAGGCGTTTTTAAGAGAAGACTGGGTGGAGCCATTTAAGGAATGCGTGGGACAGGTTGTCCAGTTTGTGTCGAAAGAGAATCTTGAAGTTCCGTTTATTTGGAACCATCGTCGTGATTATTTGGAGTATGTTGAGCCTGTTGATCCGGCGGTGGCGGTTCCTGGGAGTGTTAGAGAGTTGATGCTTTCTGAGGACGATTTGTGGAGAATAGTTACGTTGGACATTGAGTATCACTCGCTTTATGAGAAGAGGTTGAATACAGAAAAGATAGTTGAGTCTTtggaaattgatgatgatttggtTAAGGATATTAAGACTTTGGATTCGATGGTGGCAGTTCAAGATATGCATGATTATATTCAGTTTACCTATTCCAAGGAGATTAGACAGCGTGGGAATGAACAGGAAGACGGCCAGAGCCTGAACAGAAAGCATTCCAAGTTTGCTCTTTTTGAGAGGATTAGGGAGAATGTTTTGTATGATGCAGTCAAAGCATATGGGATCAGTGCCAAGGAGTTTGGTGAGAATGTGCAAGACCAAAGTTCGAAAGGGTTTGAGGTTCCGTATAGGATCCATGCTACAGATGACGCGTGGGAGTCGCCTGACGATATGATTGAACGGTTGATCCAGGATGATGAGGTTATTTTCAGAGACGAAAAGACGGCACGAGATGCTGTGAGAAGGACGTTTGCTGATGAGATTTTCCACAACCCAAAGATTAGACACGAGGTGAGATCTACATACAAGTCGTATGCGTCGATCAGTGTTGCTGTTACTGAAAAGGGGCGTGCTACTATTGACACGCACAGTCCGTTTGCTGATATAAAGTATGCCATTAATAGATCGCCTGGAGATTTGATAGCCAAGCCAGATGTGTTGCTTAGAATGTTAGAAGCTGAAAGGTTGGGGCTTGCTGTGATCAAGGTTGAGACGAAAGATTTTAGTAGTTGGTTTCAATGTATTTTCAACTGTTTAAAGTCTGATGGGTTTTCAGAGATTTCGGAAAAGTGGaacaaagaaagagaaattgTTTTGAACTTGGCATTTAAAAGGTTGTGCTCGATGGTGGCATTAAACACCAAGGAAGATCTTCGTCGTGAGTGTGAGAGGTTGATTGCTAATAAGGTTAGACGAGGACTTTTGGCAAAGATAGAACAGGCGCCATATACGCCATATGGGTTTGATATTGGGTCCAAGTCTAATGTTTTGGCATTGACGTTTGGCAAAGGTGATTATGATAGTGCCGTTGTTGGGGTGTATATCAAGCATGATGGGAAGGTGTCTCGATTTTTCAAGTCTGATGACAATCCGTCGAGGAATAGGGAAACTGAAGATGCGTTCAAGGGACAGCTTAAACAGTTTTTTGATGAAGATCTTCGTGATGAGACGCCGGATgtgattgttgtttctgGGTACAATGCCAACACCAAGAGGCTCTATGATGTGGTGTACAGTTTTGTTAGTGAGTTTGGGATTTCTGTGAAGAGTGATTTCGAAGATGGGACTAGTCAGTTGATTAAAGTTGTTTGGGGTCAAGACGAAACTGCCAGATTGTACCAAAATTCTGACCGTGCTAAAAAAGAGTTTCCTGATAAGCCGACGTTGGTCAAGTATGCGGTATCATTGGGTCGGTATTTGCAGAACCCGTTATTGGAGTATATTGCGTTGGGCGACGATATTTTGAGTTTGACATTCCATGAACACCAGAAATTGATATCTAATGACTTGGTAAAAGAGGTTGTTGAGAGTGCgtttgttgatattgttaatGCAGTTGGTGTTGATATAAATGAGGCGGTACGTGATTTGCGGTTGGCGCAGACCTTGCAGTATGTGGGTGGGCTTGGTCCACGTAAGGCTTCGGGGTTGTTACGAAATATTGGTCTGAATTTGGGGTCAGTTTTGGTGAATCGTAGTGCGTTGGTTGAAGAGGAGTTGACTACGGctaatatatttatcaactGTGCGTCGGCATtgaatgttgttgttggcaAGTCGGTCAATTCTAAGGATTTTGAA
This sequence is a window from Candida dubliniensis CD36 chromosome 7, complete sequence. Protein-coding genes within it:
- a CDS encoding transcription elongation, nucleosome (dis)assembly factor, putative (Similar to S. cerevisiae SPT6) is translated as MSEVTEERNRYEDENDEGEGDDLREPVTDSSEEEDDDDDEEEIQKVREGFIVDDDEDEVQTKKRKSHKKRRREKERTHHDDALDEDDLELLLENSGLKRPSSAGKFKRLKRKQVEDDEDENESQDHPRGEQQLRDIFSDDEEVEEEAAPRDRHIIDEFDGFIEEDDFSDEDEQTRLERREQRKKLKSQGPRIDTSKLSNVDRQSLSELFEVFGDGNEYDWALEAQELEDAGALDKEEPASLDEVFEHSELKERMLTEEDNLIRIIDVPERYQMYRSALTYIDLDNEELEMEKMWVANTLLKEKKAFLREDWVEPFKECVGQVVQFVSKENLEVPFIWNHRRDYLEYVEPVDPAVAVPGSVRELMLSEDDLWRIVTLDIEYHSLYEKRLNTEKIVESLEIDDDLVKDIKTLDSMVAVQDMHDYIQFTYSKEIRQRGNEQEDGQSSNRKHSKFALFERIRENVLYDAVKAYGISAKEFGENVQDQSSKGFEVPYRIHATDDAWESPDDMIERLIQDDEVIFRDEKTARDAVRRTFADEIFHNPKIRHEVRSTYKSYASISVAVTEKGRATIDTHSPFADIKYAINRSPGDLIAKPDVLLRMLEAERLGLAVIKVETKDFSSWFQCIFNCLKSDGFSEISEKWNKEREIVLNLAFKRLCSMVALNTKEDLRRECERLIANKVRRGLLAKIEQAPYTPYGFDIGSKSNVLALTFGKGDYDSAVVGVYIKHDGKVSRFFKSDDNPSRNRETEDAFKGQLKQFFDEDLRDETPDVIVVSGYNANTKRLYDVVYSFVSEFGISVKSDFEDGTSQLIKVVWGQDETARLYQNSDRAKKEFPDKPTLVKYAVSLGRYLQNPLLEYIALGDDILSLTFHEHQKLISNDLVKEVVESAFVDIVNAVGVDINEAVRDLRLAQTLQYVGGLGPRKASGLLRNIGSNLGSVLVNRSALVEEELTTANIFINCASALNVVVGKSVNSKDFEVEILDSTRIHPEDYELARKMAADALEVDEEDMEHLGRGGVINQLMKDDPRKLNALNLLAFAKELEERIGKKKFRTLQAIKEELINNYEEVRAPFRILNNEDAFFILTGERPQQLKNTIIPVTITKVNKNFNDPYAKIRGLKVVTPSLIQGTIDENVIPRDAEYVQGQVVQAVVLELYTDNFTAVLSLRKEDIARAMKGVVVREYGKWDHKAEDADIKREKAKENAKLAKTRNIQHPFYRNFNYKQAEEYLAPQNVGDYVIRPSSKGPSYLTITWKVGNNLFQHLLVEERIRGRFKEYIVDGKTYEDLDQLAFQHIQVIAKNVTDMVRHPKFREGTLSVVHEWLESYTRANPKSSAYVFCYDHKSPGNFLLLFKVNVNAKVVTWHVKTDVGGYMLRSSIYPNMLSLCNGFKQAVKTQSQPKTYNTGYY